The Mesorhizobium opportunistum WSM2075 DNA window CGCCGGCGCCGTAGCGCGTGACGTCAAGAATCTTGCTGTCGGGAATGGTCTCGCAATAAAGGGTCATGGCCTCTTCGGCCTTGCCCTCGAACATCAGGAATGGCGTTACTTTCGTCATCGCGGGGCTCCGTCCTGATCAAGATCAGACATTGGTCTCGTTGGCGGGTTCGCCCTTCATCTCGCTGCGGTAGTAGCCGTCGCGCAAATTAATGCCATATTCGACATAGGCCTTCATGCAGGCCAGCATCTGCGACCAGCCCTCGCAGTTGAGGTAGGATTTCTTCAGCCCGACCGAGCCCTCCCGCCAGCCGCTCTCGGCGATGGTGACGAAGGTGCCGCCATCGTCCAGCGGCTCGAAATTCATCTCGATACGGGTCTTGTAGGCGGGCTTGCCGTCGGCGCCGGTGGCGTCCCAGCGCAGCACGATGCGGCTGTCCCTGACCACTTCGTCGACCTCGACCGGCACCTTGCCCCACCAGACGACGCCCGCGCCGGCTTCAAGCGGCGCGCTGGCGCCGCCGATGGTGGTGAAATAGCCGCTCAGCTTCTTCGGATTGACGACGGCGTCGAAGACTTCGGCGACCGGCTTGCCGATGCGTGCGGAAACCTTGAATCCAAGAGACATATCCACAGCTCCTTCCTTGATTGATCCGAGAATATGTTATAGAAACATAACATGTCAAGCCGATCGCAAGACGACAATGTTTTCAAGGCGCTGGCGCATCCTCGCCGGCGCGAAATGCTGGACCTGCTGAAGGACGAGCCGAAGACCACGGGGATGCTGTGCGATGCCTTTCCCGACATCGACCGCTGCACCGTCATGCTGCATCTCAAGGTGCTGGAGGAGGCCGAGCTGATCGTGGCGCGCCGCGAGGGACGCGAGCGCTGGAACCATCTCAATGCGCTGCCGATCAAGCAGATCCACGATCGCTGGATCAG harbors:
- a CDS encoding SRPBCC domain-containing protein; this encodes MSLGFKVSARIGKPVAEVFDAVVNPKKLSGYFTTIGGASAPLEAGAGVVWWGKVPVEVDEVVRDSRIVLRWDATGADGKPAYKTRIEMNFEPLDDGGTFVTIAESGWREGSVGLKKSYLNCEGWSQMLACMKAYVEYGINLRDGYYRSEMKGEPANETNV
- a CDS encoding ArsR/SmtB family transcription factor, which gives rise to MSSRSQDDNVFKALAHPRRREMLDLLKDEPKTTGMLCDAFPDIDRCTVMLHLKVLEEAELIVARREGRERWNHLNALPIKQIHDRWISQYAGHALSIIDRLKSDLEA